The following are from one region of the Arcobacter defluvii genome:
- a CDS encoding lysophospholipid acyltransferase family protein, whose amino-acid sequence MIDIQKEIEKKFPKIKEKENFLKKSLFKIAKKIVHEDSINQFLSQNSHLKGFEFVDAVLDYFDFDYTTSSNDLQNIPTSGKVVIIANHPLGGLDALCLLRLISQIRKDVKIVANDFLAGFEALNSLLIPIDNYKIRQSKTDIKKIYEALNNEEAVIIFPAGEVSRATTKGIKDPIWNRGFLKFAQNTNSPILPIYLDAKNSKTFYTISIINKTFSTLLLSHEMFKKKSKRINIKVGQIIPNENITPKGIDKKFLLNLYRKHLYSLKKGKKSFFETQSAIAHPVSRIDLLNELKKSKLIGQTNDGKKIYLYDYTEDSIVLKELGRLRELSFRKVGEGVNKKRDTDKYDIYYQHIILWDENELEIVGSYRIGNSNFIFKNIGVKGFYSNVLFRYTEEFIPYLHDSIELGRSFVQPKYWGTRALDYLWFGIGAYLKNNPNIKYMFGPVSLSATFPAVAKDMLIFYYNHYYGTNEKLVEAKTPYQYSNNINDIKELFDLNDKRKDFKFLKSALSNIGVSIPTLYKQYSEIAEDNGVKFLDFNIDTNFADCVDGFILVEVEKIKESAKQRYIEKE is encoded by the coding sequence ATGATAGACATTCAAAAAGAGATAGAAAAAAAATTCCCAAAAATAAAAGAAAAAGAGAATTTTCTAAAAAAATCTTTATTTAAAATTGCAAAAAAAATAGTTCATGAAGATTCAATAAATCAATTTTTATCACAAAATTCGCATTTAAAAGGATTTGAATTTGTTGATGCTGTTTTAGACTATTTTGATTTTGACTATACAACTTCAAGTAATGATTTGCAAAATATCCCAACAAGTGGAAAAGTTGTAATTATTGCAAACCATCCTCTTGGTGGACTTGATGCTTTATGTTTATTAAGACTTATTTCACAAATTAGAAAAGATGTAAAAATAGTAGCAAATGATTTTTTAGCTGGTTTTGAAGCTTTAAATTCTTTACTTATTCCAATAGACAACTATAAAATAAGACAATCAAAAACTGATATAAAAAAAATTTACGAAGCTTTAAACAATGAAGAAGCAGTTATTATTTTTCCAGCAGGAGAAGTTAGCCGAGCTACAACAAAGGGGATAAAAGACCCTATTTGGAATAGAGGTTTTTTAAAATTTGCACAAAATACAAATTCACCTATTTTACCAATTTATTTAGATGCTAAAAATTCGAAAACATTTTACACAATATCTATAATTAACAAAACATTTTCAACACTTTTATTATCTCATGAAATGTTCAAAAAGAAATCAAAAAGAATAAATATAAAAGTTGGACAAATTATTCCAAATGAAAATATCACTCCAAAAGGAATAGATAAAAAGTTTTTACTAAATTTATATAGAAAACATCTGTATAGTCTAAAAAAAGGAAAAAAATCTTTTTTTGAAACCCAAAGTGCTATTGCACATCCTGTTAGTAGAATTGATTTGTTAAATGAATTAAAAAAATCAAAACTTATTGGACAAACAAACGATGGAAAAAAGATTTATTTATATGATTACACAGAAGATTCAATAGTTTTAAAAGAATTAGGAAGATTAAGAGAATTATCTTTTAGAAAAGTTGGTGAAGGTGTAAATAAAAAAAGAGATACCGATAAATATGATATTTATTATCAACATATTATTTTATGGGATGAAAATGAGCTAGAAATTGTGGGTTCTTATAGAATTGGAAATTCAAATTTTATTTTTAAAAATATTGGCGTAAAAGGTTTTTATTCTAATGTTCTTTTTAGATACACAGAAGAATTTATTCCTTATTTACATGATTCTATTGAATTAGGAAGAAGTTTTGTTCAACCTAAATATTGGGGAACGAGAGCTTTAGATTATCTTTGGTTTGGAATTGGTGCTTATTTAAAAAATAATCCAAATATAAAATATATGTTTGGTCCAGTTTCTCTTAGTGCAACTTTCCCAGCTGTTGCTAAAGATATGTTAATTTTTTATTATAATCATTATTATGGAACAAATGAAAAATTAGTTGAAGCTAAAACTCCATATCAATATTCAAATAATATAAATGATATAAAAGAGCTTTTTGATTTAAATGATAAAAGAAAAGATTTTAAATTTTTAAAATCAGCCTTATCAAATATTGGCGTATCTATTCCAACTTTATATAAACAATATAGTGAAATAGCAGAAGATAATGGCGTTAAATTTTTAGATTTTAATATTGATACAAATTTTGCAGATTGTGTTGATGGATTTATTTTAGTTGAAGTTGAGAAAATAAAAGAGAGTGCAAAACAAAGATATATAGAAAAAGAGTAA
- a CDS encoding cation:proton antiporter has translation MLGIIVTATSIALILNLILKKVHLPTIIGYILTGTIIAYTFNLHEAVNNHDLREIAEFGVVFLMFTIGLEFSLSHLKKMKREVFFTGSLQIIITAFFVFLIAKYILGFETQTSLIIGTALSLSSTAIVLKTFNETKEITKPYGRRVLGILIMQDIAVIPILLMISFFSMTDEGSLVFAISKTVIAAAVLLALLYFSGKYLLEPFLRYVSATRSDELFVASVLLLAVGSAYLAYYFGFSYSLGAFIAGMMIAETKFKHQVEADLIPFRNILLGVFFITVGMQINFKIISDYILIILVLLPLVMALKFAVIYVLVRYEDNKRVAFKTALSLIQIGEFSLAILELARSQSLIDPTYSQILIVTIVISMILTPIILKNLSKAAAKLIPEDVMMITNTYNVSEDTENHVIVLGYGRFGQAIVDELKAFGQKYVILEHNVKFYQVGKDKGEPIVFGNAAQKHILNSLNITKASAVIVAVNNPEILHLICEAVGELTHNSKTIVNVTTQDEKESLENLNLEHIIVATNQIAKAVVDEVMYCRLDNSKDYY, from the coding sequence ATGTTAGGGATTATTGTTACAGCAACATCAATTGCACTTATATTAAATTTGATATTAAAAAAAGTTCATTTACCAACAATTATAGGTTATATATTAACAGGAACAATTATTGCTTATACTTTTAATCTTCATGAAGCTGTAAATAATCATGATTTAAGAGAAATAGCTGAGTTTGGTGTAGTATTTTTGATGTTTACAATAGGTTTAGAGTTCTCTTTAAGTCATTTAAAAAAGATGAAAAGAGAAGTATTTTTTACAGGAAGTTTACAAATAATAATAACAGCGTTTTTCGTTTTTTTAATTGCAAAGTATATTCTTGGATTTGAAACACAAACTTCTTTGATAATAGGTACAGCACTTTCTTTATCTTCAACAGCAATAGTTTTAAAAACATTTAATGAAACAAAAGAGATAACAAAACCTTATGGACGAAGAGTTTTAGGTATTTTAATTATGCAAGATATTGCAGTAATTCCTATTTTACTTATGATTTCATTTTTTTCTATGACAGATGAAGGTTCTTTAGTTTTTGCTATCAGTAAAACAGTAATTGCAGCAGCAGTTTTATTAGCTTTATTATATTTTAGTGGTAAATATTTACTTGAACCATTTTTAAGATATGTATCTGCAACTAGATCAGATGAATTATTTGTAGCTTCAGTTTTATTATTAGCTGTTGGTTCTGCTTATTTAGCTTATTATTTTGGCTTTTCATATTCACTTGGAGCATTTATAGCAGGTATGATGATAGCTGAAACGAAATTTAAACATCAAGTTGAAGCGGATTTGATTCCATTTAGAAATATTCTTTTAGGAGTTTTCTTTATTACTGTTGGTATGCAAATAAACTTTAAAATAATTTCAGATTACATCTTAATAATTTTAGTTTTATTACCTCTTGTTATGGCTTTAAAATTTGCAGTTATTTATGTGTTAGTACGATATGAAGATAATAAAAGAGTTGCTTTTAAAACAGCACTATCTTTGATTCAAATAGGAGAATTTTCACTTGCAATCTTAGAATTAGCAAGAAGTCAAAGTTTGATTGACCCAACATATTCTCAAATATTGATTGTTACAATTGTAATATCTATGATTTTAACACCAATTATTTTGAAGAATTTATCAAAAGCTGCAGCAAAATTAATTCCTGAAGATGTTATGATGATAACAAATACTTATAACGTTTCAGAAGATACAGAAAATCACGTAATTGTTTTAGGATACGGAAGATTTGGACAAGCAATAGTTGATGAATTAAAAGCATTCGGACAAAAATATGTTATTTTAGAACACAATGTAAAATTTTATCAAGTAGGAAAAGACAAAGGTGAACCAATAGTTTTTGGAAATGCTGCACAAAAACATATTTTAAATTCTTTAAATATTACAAAAGCATCGGCTGTAATTGTTGCAGTTAATAATCCTGAGATTTTACATTTAATATGTGAAGCAGTTGGTGAGTTAACACATAATAGTAAAACTATAGTAAACGTTACAACACAAGATGAAAAAGAATCTTTAGAAAATCTAAATTTAGAACATATAATAGTAGCTACAAATCAGATAGCAAAAGCTGTTGTTGATGAAGTTATGTATTGTAGATTGGACAATAGTAAAGATTACTATTAA
- a CDS encoding rhodanese-like domain-containing protein: MKLGKVLLTAGFLASTMFAADFVNYHNLTTKLKEEAKKDGLYATTQEVKDALTKSDWAVVDVRTMEEWSAAAIKGSQRVGREAPEKALENIVLDDNEKFVKTNLIVVCNTAARASLEAQAFRQMGFNTVKIYGINKWIDECNPVVTKYTSGEDKEGTKTKFGNYYAEHCKK, from the coding sequence ATGAAATTAGGAAAAGTTTTATTAACAGCTGGATTTTTAGCATCAACTATGTTTGCTGCTGATTTTGTTAATTATCATAATTTAACAACAAAATTAAAAGAAGAAGCAAAAAAAGATGGACTTTATGCAACTACTCAAGAAGTAAAAGATGCATTAACAAAAAGTGATTGGGCTGTTGTTGATGTAAGAACTATGGAAGAGTGGTCAGCAGCTGCTATTAAAGGTTCTCAAAGAGTAGGACGTGAAGCACCTGAAAAAGCTTTAGAAAATATTGTTTTAGATGACAATGAAAAGTTTGTAAAAACAAATTTAATAGTTGTTTGTAATACAGCGGCAAGAGCATCGCTTGAAGCTCAAGCTTTTAGACAAATGGGATTTAACACTGTAAAAATTTATGGAATTAATAAATGGATAGATGAGTGTAATCCTGTAGTTACAAAATATACATCAGGTGAAGATAAAGAAGGAACAAAAACTAAGTTTGGTAATTATTACGCTGAACACTGTAAAAAATAG
- a CDS encoding nickel/cobalt transporter, translated as MIELYNTFLNFVIGTQQKINLQISDYFDRLETGDESMFIYILAVSFLYGLIHALGPGHGKMVIASYFLTKNTKIKEAFKAGFLTSIIHTISALLITFTLYIFFENTITKYFSDINTNMYKVSAIFIILIALFLFYETYKDRNEEEKIQKIGNKSLLAVTLSIGIVPCPGVMSIVLFSIILGYINLGILSAIFMSIGMGLTISLAAIISSQLKSSENKNLQAIINKISYLGILLLFSMGIILLV; from the coding sequence ATGATAGAACTATATAATACTTTTTTAAACTTTGTTATAGGAACTCAACAAAAAATAAATCTTCAAATAAGCGATTATTTTGATAGATTAGAAACAGGTGATGAAAGTATGTTTATTTATATTTTAGCTGTTTCTTTTCTTTATGGATTAATTCATGCTTTAGGACCAGGTCATGGGAAAATGGTAATCGCAAGTTATTTTTTAACAAAAAATACAAAAATAAAAGAGGCTTTTAAAGCAGGATTTTTAACTTCTATTATTCATACAATTTCTGCTTTATTAATAACTTTTACTTTATATATCTTTTTTGAAAATACAATCACAAAATATTTTTCAGATATAAATACAAATATGTATAAAGTTTCAGCTATTTTTATAATTTTAATCGCCTTATTTTTATTCTATGAAACTTATAAAGATAGAAATGAAGAAGAAAAAATACAAAAAATTGGAAATAAAAGTTTATTGGCTGTGACTTTGTCAATAGGAATAGTTCCTTGTCCTGGAGTTATGTCAATAGTTTTGTTTTCTATAATTTTAGGATATATAAATCTTGGAATTTTAAGTGCAATTTTTATGAGTATTGGAATGGGATTGACAATCTCACTTGCTGCAATTATCTCTTCTCAACTAAAATCTTCAGAAAATAAAAACTTGCAAGCAATAATAAATAAGATTAGCTATTTAGGAATTTTATTGTTATTTAGTATGGGAATTATTTTATTGGTATGA
- a CDS encoding DUF1007 family protein has protein sequence MKKKVALFFCGLNLYAHPHYFLDSSLQIDENIVKNFWKFDALNSKILMFDFDKNKNKILDKDEKEEFLKANFYKLKANNYNIFLQNEEKEFEIIPQNVEVLYENRKLTIYFDFPYELKGETTFCTMDEKIYLAYKLEDLKTNLKTDIQKSEYDYCIGVTK, from the coding sequence ATGAAAAAGAAAGTAGCTCTATTTTTTTGTGGTTTAAATTTATATGCCCATCCTCACTATTTTTTAGATTCAAGTTTACAAATAGATGAAAATATAGTTAAAAATTTTTGGAAATTTGATGCTTTAAATTCGAAGATTTTAATGTTTGATTTTGATAAAAATAAAAATAAAATTTTGGATAAAGATGAAAAAGAAGAATTTCTAAAAGCAAATTTTTATAAGTTAAAAGCAAATAATTACAATATTTTTTTACAAAACGAAGAAAAAGAGTTTGAAATTATTCCTCAAAATGTAGAGGTACTTTATGAAAATAGAAAATTAACTATATATTTTGATTTCCCTTATGAATTAAAAGGTGAAACTACTTTTTGTACTATGGATGAAAAAATTTATTTAGCTTATAAATTAGAAGATTTAAAAACCAATTTAAAAACAGATATTCAAAAAAGTGAATATGATTATTGTATAGGAGTTACAAAATGA